The Coffea arabica cultivar ET-39 chromosome 3c, Coffea Arabica ET-39 HiFi, whole genome shotgun sequence genome contains a region encoding:
- the LOC140037575 gene encoding uncharacterized protein: MQIPSQIASSIANSIMSSLACFWAFLIGVVLLTTPSLADYSGAPPYEHHHPPPYKKPPEPIHYPPPVVKPPVEPKPPIHHKPPPYGHYPPHEPPPYVPQPPKLPPTPPPIHKELPPYGHYPPHKPPHYVPQPPKLPPIHKKPPPYGHYPPHEPPPYVPQPPKLPPTPPPIHKELPPYGHYPPHKPPHYVPQPPKLPPIHKKPPPYGHYPPHEPPPYVPQPPKLPPTPPPIHKEPPPYGHYPPHKPPHKLPPYGHYPPPYVPQPPKLPPIIIRPPIKPPTPPPIHQKPPPYGHYPPHNPPHKPPPYVPQPPKLPPIHKKPPPYGHYPPHKPPHKLPPHGHYPPHKPPHKPPPYGHYPPPPYGHYPPPPYVPQPPKLPPIHKKPPPYGHYPPPPY; the protein is encoded by the exons ATGCAAATCCCATCACAAATTGCATCGAGTATTGCAAACTCAATCATGTCATCTCTTGCATGCTTCTGGGCATTCTTGATTGGGGTGGTGCTTCTCACCACTCCCTCTTTGGCTGATTATTCCGGAGCACCCCCATATGAGCATCACCATCCTCCACCGTACAAGAAGCCTCCAGAGCCAATCCACTATCCACCTCCAGTCGTGAAGCCTCCGGTCGAGCCCAAGCCACCAATTCACCATAAACCACCACCTTATGGCCACTACCCACCTCACGAGCCGCCACCTTATGTTCCCCAGCCACCAAAGTTGCCACCAACTCCGCCACCAATTCACAAGGAGCTACCACCTTATGGTCACTACCCACCTCACAAGCCGCCACATTATGTTCCCCAGCCACCAAAGCTGCCACCAATTCACAAGAAGCCACCACCTTATGGTCACTACCCACCTCACGAGCCGCCACCTTATGTTCCCCAGCCACCAAAGTTGCCACCAACTCCGCCACCAATTCACAAGGAGCTACCACCTTATGGCCACTACCCACCTCACAAGCCGCCACATTATGTTCCCCAGCCACCAAAGCTGCCACCAATTCACAAGAAGCCACCACCTTATGGCCACTACCCACCTCACGAGCCGCCACCTTATGTTCCCCAGCCACCAAAGTTGCCACCAACTCCGCCACCAATTCACAAGGAGCCACCACCTTATGGTCACTACCCACCTCACAAGCCGCCACACAAGCTACCACCTTATGGTCACTACCCGCCACCTTATGTTCCCCAGCCACCAAAGCTGCCTCCCATTATCATCAGGCCACCAATTAAGCCACCAACTCCGCCACCAATTCACCAGAAGCCACCACCTTATGGTCACTACCCACCTCACAACCCGCCACACAAGCCACCACCTTATGTTCCCCAGCCACCAAAGTTGCCACCAATTCACAAGAAGCCACCACCTTATGGTCACTACCCACCTCACAAGCCGCCACACAAGCTGCCACCTCATGGTCACTACCCACCTCACAAGCCGCCACACAAGCCACCACCTTATGGTCACTACCCGCCACCACCTTATGGTCACTACCCGCCACCACCTTATGTTCCCCAGCCACCAAAGTTGCCAC CAATTCACAAGAAGCCACCACCTTATGGTCACTACCCGCCACCACCTTACTGA